A single window of Halococcus saccharolyticus DSM 5350 DNA harbors:
- a CDS encoding protein-L-isoaspartate O-methyltransferase family protein encodes MDTAMLRDDMVAGLEHESKAVVESERVSAAMRTVPRHEFVDDAAAYADHTLEHAGTRVLAPSTAARLVEALAPESGDRVLVVGAGVGYTAAICAAIAGEHNVHAVDISRRLVIDARRNLARAGYDGVLVDRRDGTHGLAEYAPFDRILVEAAAVRPPRALEDQLAADGRLVLPVGTHDQSLVAVEGGTTERFGPVSFAPLLVEGEQSDTVERNRTHREDRERAERTAQRRTGWEHDWIDWE; translated from the coding sequence ATGGATACCGCGATGCTTCGCGACGACATGGTCGCGGGCCTCGAACACGAGAGCAAGGCCGTCGTCGAGAGCGAACGGGTGAGCGCCGCGATGCGGACGGTCCCCCGCCACGAGTTCGTCGACGACGCGGCCGCGTACGCCGACCACACGCTCGAACACGCGGGGACGCGCGTTCTCGCACCGAGCACCGCTGCACGGCTCGTCGAGGCGCTCGCACCCGAGTCAGGCGATCGAGTGTTGGTCGTCGGTGCTGGCGTCGGCTACACCGCCGCGATCTGCGCGGCGATCGCGGGCGAGCACAACGTCCACGCGGTCGATATCTCGCGCCGACTCGTGATCGACGCCCGCCGCAATCTCGCGCGTGCGGGCTACGACGGCGTGCTCGTCGATCGACGCGACGGCACACACGGACTAGCGGAGTACGCCCCGTTCGACCGGATTCTGGTCGAAGCCGCCGCCGTCCGCCCGCCGCGCGCGCTCGAAGACCAGCTCGCTGCCGATGGTCGTCTCGTCCTCCCCGTCGGCACGCACGATCAATCGCTCGTCGCGGTCGAGGGCGGAACCACGGAGCGCTTCGGTCCGGTATCGTTCGCCCCGCTGCTCGTCGAGGGCGAACAGTCGGATACCGTCGAGCGAAACCGAACCCATCGGGAGGACCGCGAGCGGGCGGAACGGACCGCACAGCGCCGCACCGGCTGGGAACACGATTGGATCGACTGGGAGTAG
- a CDS encoding DNA-directed RNA polymerase subunit B'', which produces MNRQDRRSISREYFSRERLAEHHFRSFNAFLGRGMQQVVDEKETIDTDIGDKEGEEPVYVELGDVRVVTPRVREADGSEERLYPQEARLRNITYAAPVFMEMAVVVGGEEEEERVVDTAETQIGRLPIMVGSDKCNIADATDEELIELGEDPADPGGYFIVNGSERVLMTSEDLAPNKILAEYDSKYGDEIQVAKTFSQRRGYRALVLCERNREGLLEVSFPSVSGSINFVTLVRALGLESDEEIVHRVSDDPEIVKFMLENLEAAEVQTEEAAIEDLGERVASGQGKNYQLKRANYVIDRYLLPHLHEEGVPDEETRINKAFYLCRMAEACFELALGRRESDDKDHYANKRLKVSGDLMTDLFRTALNKLARDVKYQLERANMRNRQLSVNTVVRSDVLTERLEHPIATGNWVGGRSGVSQLVDRTDYMGVLSHLRRLRSPLSRSQPHFEARDLHATQWGRICPSETPEGPNCGLVKNFAQAMELSQDIEDEQGLKRELASMGVEGIPGIEGVTPSAD; this is translated from the coding sequence ATGAACAGGCAAGACAGGCGTTCGATCTCGCGGGAGTACTTCTCCCGGGAGCGGCTCGCAGAGCATCATTTCCGGTCGTTCAACGCGTTCCTCGGCCGCGGAATGCAGCAGGTGGTCGACGAGAAAGAGACCATCGACACCGACATCGGCGACAAGGAGGGCGAGGAGCCAGTCTACGTCGAGCTTGGCGACGTACGGGTCGTGACACCTCGCGTCCGCGAGGCCGACGGCAGCGAGGAACGACTCTACCCCCAGGAAGCTCGCCTCCGAAACATCACCTACGCCGCACCCGTCTTCATGGAGATGGCGGTCGTCGTGGGTGGCGAAGAGGAAGAAGAGCGCGTCGTCGACACCGCCGAGACCCAGATCGGGCGGCTCCCGATCATGGTCGGTTCGGACAAGTGTAACATCGCCGATGCGACCGACGAGGAGCTGATCGAACTCGGTGAGGACCCCGCCGATCCGGGTGGGTACTTCATCGTGAATGGCTCCGAGCGCGTCCTGATGACCAGCGAGGACCTCGCGCCGAACAAGATCCTCGCGGAGTACGACTCGAAGTACGGCGACGAGATTCAGGTCGCCAAGACGTTCAGCCAGCGCCGCGGGTATCGGGCGCTGGTGCTCTGTGAGCGCAACCGGGAGGGGCTGCTCGAAGTCAGCTTCCCCTCGGTGTCGGGGAGCATCAACTTCGTGACCCTCGTCCGGGCGCTCGGGCTCGAATCCGACGAGGAGATCGTCCACCGGGTCAGCGACGATCCCGAGATCGTGAAGTTCATGCTCGAAAACCTCGAGGCGGCCGAGGTCCAGACCGAGGAGGCCGCGATCGAGGACCTCGGCGAGCGGGTCGCGTCGGGCCAGGGCAAGAACTACCAGTTGAAGCGCGCGAACTACGTCATCGACCGGTATCTCCTGCCACATCTCCACGAGGAGGGCGTTCCGGACGAAGAGACCCGGATCAACAAGGCGTTCTACCTCTGCCGGATGGCCGAGGCGTGCTTCGAGCTTGCCTTGGGGCGGCGTGAATCCGACGACAAGGACCACTACGCCAACAAGCGCCTCAAGGTGTCGGGCGACCTGATGACCGACCTGTTCCGGACGGCGCTCAACAAGCTCGCACGCGACGTGAAGTACCAGCTGGAGCGGGCGAACATGCGCAACCGGCAGCTCTCAGTTAACACCGTCGTTCGGTCTGACGTGCTAACCGAGCGGCTCGAACACCCGATCGCAACCGGGAATTGGGTCGGTGGACGCTCGGGCGTGAGTCAGCTCGTCGATCGGACCGACTACATGGGCGTGCTCTCGCACCTCCGGCGGCTCCGCTCGCCGCTCTCGCGGAGTCAGCCTCACTTCGAGGCGCGGGACCTCCACGCCACCCAGTGGGGGCGGATCTGTCCCTCCGAGACGCCGGAGGGGCCGAACTGTGGCCTCGTGAAGAACTTCGCGCAGGCGATGGAGCTGTCCCAGGACATCGAGGACGAACAGGGACTCAAACGAGAGCTGGCGTCGATGGGTGTCGAGGGGATCCCCGGCATCGAGGGCGTCACCCCGAGCGCTGATTGA
- a CDS encoding DNA-directed RNA polymerase subunit H, with product MVDVGQHTLVPEHTIVEDDSEIDEVLDEYDIRRTDLPKIKRTDPALPDDAAAGDVIRIVRDSRTTDQAVVYRLVVE from the coding sequence ATGGTGGACGTAGGTCAGCACACACTCGTTCCCGAGCACACGATCGTCGAGGACGATTCCGAGATCGACGAGGTGCTCGACGAGTACGACATCAGGCGCACCGACCTTCCGAAGATCAAACGAACCGATCCGGCACTCCCCGACGACGCCGCCGCGGGCGACGTGATCCGAATCGTGCGGGACTCCCGAACGACCGACCAGGCGGTCGTATACCGACTCGTGGTAGAATGA
- a CDS encoding zinc-dependent alcohol dehydrogenase family protein, giving the protein MEAAIFRGPGDVRIETTPDPEIEASTDAVVRITHTAICGSDLWFYRGERDLSEGSPIGHEPMGVVEAVGDDVRHVEPGDRVLAPFSISCGECEFCRKGLYTSCARDLSWGEDGGGAQGEKVRAPYADGTLVRVPDRYANDEDALEALLPLTDVMGTGHHAAVSAGVGAGDTAVVVGDGAVGLCGVLAAQRLGAERIVAMGHHEDRLDIAESFGATEVVSARGEDAIEEARELTAGGANHVLECVGAESSMETAAAVARPGGTIGYVGVPLGVESTGFLGTMFGKNVSLQGGVAPVRAYIDELMADVLQGTLDPSPIFTKTVGLDGVPEGYRAMDEREAVKVMVKLD; this is encoded by the coding sequence ATGGAAGCAGCCATCTTTCGCGGTCCCGGCGACGTTCGCATCGAGACCACTCCCGATCCCGAGATCGAGGCGTCGACGGACGCCGTCGTCCGCATCACCCACACGGCGATCTGTGGCTCGGACCTCTGGTTTTATCGGGGCGAGCGCGACCTTTCCGAAGGCTCACCCATCGGCCACGAACCGATGGGAGTCGTCGAGGCGGTCGGCGATGACGTCCGTCACGTCGAGCCGGGCGACCGGGTGCTCGCACCGTTCTCGATCTCCTGTGGCGAGTGTGAGTTCTGCCGGAAAGGGCTCTACACGTCCTGTGCCCGCGATCTGTCGTGGGGTGAGGACGGTGGCGGCGCACAGGGTGAAAAAGTCCGCGCGCCGTACGCCGACGGGACGCTCGTCCGGGTTCCCGACCGGTACGCGAACGACGAGGACGCGCTCGAAGCCCTTCTCCCGCTCACGGACGTGATGGGGACCGGCCACCACGCCGCCGTCAGTGCGGGTGTCGGCGCTGGCGACACCGCCGTGGTCGTCGGGGATGGCGCGGTCGGGCTCTGTGGCGTACTCGCCGCACAGCGTCTCGGGGCGGAGCGGATCGTCGCGATGGGCCACCACGAAGACCGCCTCGACATCGCGGAATCGTTCGGCGCGACCGAGGTCGTCTCGGCCCGCGGCGAGGACGCGATCGAGGAAGCACGCGAACTCACAGCGGGCGGCGCGAACCACGTGCTCGAATGTGTGGGCGCGGAGTCCTCGATGGAGACCGCCGCCGCGGTCGCCCGCCCGGGCGGGACGATCGGCTACGTCGGCGTCCCGTTGGGCGTCGAGAGCACCGGTTTCCTCGGCACGATGTTCGGCAAGAACGTCTCGCTTCAGGGTGGCGTCGCTCCCGTTCGTGCCTACATCGACGAGCTGATGGCCGACGTTCTCCAGGGTACGCTTGACCCGTCACCCATCTTCACGAAGACCGTCGGTCTCGACGGCGTCCCCGAGGGGTATCGGGCGATGGACGAGCGCGAGGCAGTGAAGGTCATGGTGAAACTCGACTGA
- a CDS encoding HVO_0476 family zinc finger protein, which yields MSEATERVAVACPSCSPAEPVVHEVLKPGGQTTVRCTECSHTHKTKIEEPETVECDVIVSQDGESFATATDVPAGESLAEGEEFVLDTPEALLTVRITSLEVGDDQRPESATAEDIDTIWTRVVGNVGVDVTLNPQDGRDETRSIELRVPGDYEFTVGEREDLADETFTVKGIHLRADATGYGFDRLDHEEDMAFAKDIDRLYADDESSSAWSVW from the coding sequence ATGAGCGAAGCTACAGAGCGCGTCGCGGTCGCCTGTCCGTCGTGTTCGCCCGCGGAGCCGGTCGTTCACGAAGTGCTGAAACCGGGCGGTCAGACTACGGTGCGGTGTACCGAGTGCAGCCACACCCACAAGACCAAAATCGAGGAACCAGAGACCGTCGAGTGCGACGTGATCGTCTCCCAGGACGGCGAGTCCTTTGCGACCGCGACCGACGTTCCCGCGGGCGAGTCGCTCGCCGAGGGCGAGGAGTTCGTCCTCGACACGCCCGAGGCCCTTCTCACAGTCAGGATCACCAGCCTCGAAGTCGGTGACGACCAGCGCCCCGAGAGCGCCACTGCCGAGGACATCGACACGATCTGGACCCGCGTCGTCGGGAACGTCGGCGTCGACGTGACGCTCAATCCCCAAGACGGTCGTGACGAGACCCGGAGCATCGAACTTCGCGTACCTGGCGATTACGAGTTCACGGTCGGCGAGCGCGAGGACCTCGCCGACGAGACCTTCACAGTGAAGGGGATTCACCTCCGGGCGGACGCAACGGGCTACGGTTTCGATCGGCTCGATCACGAGGAGGACATGGCGTTCGCGAAGGACATCGATCGGCTCTACGCCGACGACGAGTCCTCGAGCGCGTGGTCGGTCTGGTGA
- a CDS encoding protein-L-isoaspartate(D-aspartate) O-methyltransferase has protein sequence MTDPAVQRERLVDRLERQGRIERETTREALLRVPRHEFVPERRQESAYADRPLPIGEDQTISAPHMVAMMTDLLGLELGDRVLEIGTGCGYHAAVTAAVVGARNDDTEPRDDDTEGGDDVGEVYSVEFHEPLAAAARERLDRLGYPVHVRVGDGHAGWPEGAPYDAAYLTCAAADLPERVVEQVEPGGRIVAPIGQGRQTLVRATKRADGGLDRERHGGVRFVPMQSE, from the coding sequence ATGACCGACCCGGCGGTCCAGCGCGAGCGCCTGGTCGATCGGCTGGAGCGACAGGGCCGGATCGAGCGCGAGACGACTCGCGAGGCACTCCTCCGCGTGCCGCGCCACGAGTTCGTTCCGGAACGCCGCCAGGAGAGCGCCTACGCCGACCGGCCGCTCCCGATCGGCGAGGATCAGACCATCAGCGCACCCCACATGGTCGCGATGATGACCGATCTGCTCGGGCTCGAACTCGGCGATCGCGTGCTCGAAATCGGTACCGGCTGTGGCTACCACGCCGCAGTCACGGCTGCGGTGGTCGGGGCCAGAAACGACGACACCGAGCCCAGAGACGACGACACCGAGGGCGGGGACGACGTCGGCGAAGTCTACAGCGTCGAGTTCCACGAACCGCTCGCCGCGGCCGCCCGCGAACGCCTCGACAGGCTGGGATATCCCGTCCACGTGCGGGTCGGCGACGGCCACGCGGGCTGGCCTGAGGGCGCACCTTACGACGCCGCCTACCTCACCTGCGCCGCGGCCGACCTCCCCGAACGCGTCGTCGAGCAGGTCGAACCCGGCGGTCGGATCGTCGCCCCCATCGGCCAGGGACGACAGACGCTCGTGCGCGCGACCAAACGGGCCGACGGCGGGCTCGATCGCGAGCGCCACGGTGGCGTGCGGTTCGTCCCGATGCAGTCGGAGTGA
- a CDS encoding aminopeptidase, which translates to MSQERERGEGEGALSTAAETAVNQCLALRPNESCVVVTDDKRRAIGEALYDAARDLTEDCVVACYPPGEQHGTEPPAPVAAAMRGADVVLCPTTKSLSHTRARSRANEVGARVATLPGITEDVFRTGLDTDYREIEQCCEEIHDTVADAAEIRVTSPAGTDITFEPGDREWLKDTGIVHEPGAMSNLPAGEVFVSPETADGTYVVDGTMMPHGLLDRELEFEVEDGSVTEVSDDAIHDQIENAADEVGEDAYNLAELGIGTNLAVTELVGSVLLDEKAAGTVHIAIGDDHGIGGDVEAPLHLDGILREPSVYADGEKVELPQ; encoded by the coding sequence ATGAGCCAGGAACGGGAACGTGGGGAGGGCGAGGGGGCGCTCTCGACCGCGGCCGAAACGGCGGTCAACCAGTGTCTCGCGCTCAGACCGAACGAGTCGTGTGTGGTGGTCACCGACGACAAGCGTCGCGCGATCGGAGAGGCGCTGTACGACGCCGCACGCGACCTGACCGAGGACTGCGTGGTCGCGTGCTATCCGCCGGGCGAACAACACGGGACCGAACCGCCAGCCCCCGTCGCGGCCGCCATGCGGGGGGCCGACGTCGTACTCTGTCCGACGACGAAGAGCTTGAGTCACACGCGAGCTCGCTCGCGCGCGAACGAGGTCGGCGCGCGGGTCGCCACCCTCCCTGGAATCACCGAGGACGTCTTTCGAACGGGGCTCGACACCGACTACCGCGAGATCGAGCAGTGCTGTGAGGAGATCCACGACACGGTCGCCGACGCGGCCGAAATCCGCGTGACGTCGCCGGCTGGCACCGACATCACGTTCGAGCCGGGTGACCGTGAGTGGCTCAAAGATACTGGAATCGTCCACGAGCCCGGCGCGATGTCGAACCTTCCCGCCGGAGAAGTGTTCGTCAGCCCCGAAACCGCCGATGGAACGTACGTCGTCGACGGCACGATGATGCCCCACGGCCTGCTCGATCGCGAGCTCGAATTCGAGGTCGAAGACGGCTCCGTGACCGAGGTATCCGACGACGCGATCCACGACCAGATCGAGAACGCCGCCGACGAGGTCGGCGAGGACGCCTACAACCTCGCCGAGCTCGGTATCGGCACCAATCTCGCCGTCACGGAGCTCGTGGGGTCGGTCTTGCTCGACGAGAAAGCGGCTGGGACTGTGCATATCGCGATCGGCGACGACCACGGCATCGGCGGCGACGTCGAAGCGCCGCTCCACCTCGACGGGATTCTCCGCGAGCCGTCGGTTTACGCCGACGGCGAGAAAGTGGAACTTCCGCAATAG